The Roseofilum capinflatum BLCC-M114 DNA segment TCTTCCCTTTCACGAATTTCTTACTTAGTCGTTTCTGTAGTCTCTTCAATCGCTTTTCAGATTTACGGAGGTATTGTGGGTATACAACTTCATTCCCGTTCTGATCTTTGGTGAAATACTTCAATCCTAAATCCAGTCCGACAACGTTACCTGTGTACGTTCCCTCTTCTTTCCTATCAGCGTCGAAACAAAATTGCGCGTAGTATCCATCCGCTCTACGAACCCCTCTCACGCGGTTGATTTTGAGACGGAATAGGTCTTCCCTCGTCTCACCGTTGCAATATAAAGATAAGATTCCGATATTGAAACCGTCGGTGAAATTGATAGACTTACAATCCTCCGATAGCTTCCACCCGCTAACCTTGTACTCTACCGAGCGACAGTGTTTCGTGAACTTAGGATACCCTTTACGCTTTTCCTTTTTCTTGCAACGACTATAGAAACTAGAGATAGCCCGCCAAGCTCTTTCGGCACTAGCTTGTCTAGCGGACGAGTTTAATTTACCCGCAAACGGGAACTCTTTGGCTAGATCCTTACATAGCGAGTATAGAGCCGCTTTCCCCACTCCTCGATTATCCATCCAGTATCGAACCGCCTTATTCCGAATGAATTGAGCGGTACGAATGGCATTGTCGAGAGCGCAGTATTGCGCCTCCGTTCCGTTTAGTAGCTTGGCTTCTCTAATTAACATGACATTATTTTATCACACATTGTTGCGGATAAATATAAAGCCGCCCTAGAAGGGCGTTGCTCTAAACCCAAATTTCCGGTAATAATGGGTGGTGTGGGGAGATGGACGGATGAAAACCCCCCACCCGCAAAAATCCACTACAATAAGTATCAACCCCCATTTTTAATTTTTAATTTTTAATTGTTAATTGATACCGTGTTTCGCAAATTCTGGGCATTTTGGTTAACTCTCGCGGTGGTCGTCACTCCCCAAGCGACCATTGCCCAAACGATTGACGAGTTGCGGCAGCAAGGAG contains these protein-coding regions:
- a CDS encoding RNA-guided endonuclease InsQ/TnpB family protein, whose translation is MLIREAKLLNGTEAQYCALDNAIRTAQFIRNKAVRYWMDNRGVGKAALYSLCKDLAKEFPFAGKLNSSARQASAERAWRAISSFYSRCKKKEKRKGYPKFTKHCRSVEYKVSGWKLSEDCKSINFTDGFNIGILSLYCNGETREDLFRLKINRVRGVRRADGYYAQFCFDADRKEEGTYTGNVVGLDLGLKYFTKDQNGNEVVYPQYLRKSEKRLKRLQKRLSKKFVKGKKPQSNNYHKARKRLGKLHLKIQRQRKDWAIKQARCVVHSNDVIVYEDLKVSNLVKNHHLAKSISDAGWYQYTQWLGYYGKVWDKAVVSVSPNYTSQDCSSCGHRVKKSLSTRTHSCPKCKLEICRDTNAALNILKKGMGILGMDWQNGSVGHTRSASKEGKIGEKTASTVDGKPETASGLQ